In the Topomyia yanbarensis strain Yona2022 chromosome 3, ASM3024719v1, whole genome shotgun sequence genome, one interval contains:
- the LOC131691969 gene encoding gamma-glutamylcyclotransferase-like produces the protein MHLGIPLFLSNMVVWIVTMASINGVATNTFNYFAFGSNLWSKRIHMENPTAIRKGIGYLENYRLDFFHYAARWKGAPATIVESPGYRVWGALWEINSTNLPDLDRQEGVHNQVYKALTLPVVKPSGDILECRVYQLVKNPGIQDFEEEQRPFERQPSKTYMKIIISGAKESGLPEEYVDLLKMIKHNGHSGDPRFELDLTVED, from the exons ATGCATCTTGGAATACCTTTGTTCTTGTCTAACATGGTTGTGTGGATAGTGACAATGG CATCTATCAATGGGGTGGCTACGAATACGTTCAATTATTTTGCGTTTGGGAGTAATCTTTGGTCGAAAAGAATACACATGGAAAACCCTACTGCTATTCGAAAAGGAATAGGATATTTAGAA AATTACAGATTGGACTTTTTCCATTATGCGGCTCGATGGAAAGGAGCTCCTGCCACTATTGTAGAATCCCCGGGTTACCGAGTATGGGGTGCACTCTGGGAGATCAATTCCACTAATCTACCAGATTTGGACAGACAGGAAGGTGTGCACAATCAAGTGTACAAGGCATTAACGCTACCTGTAGTGAAACCATCAGGGGATATACTGGAATGTCGTGTGTATCAACTTGTTAAGAATCCAGGTATTCAAGATTTCGAGGAAGAACAGCGACCATTCGAGAGGCAACCCTCGAAAACATacatgaaaattataatttccgGAGCTAAAGAATCCGGGTTGCCGGAAGAATATGTAGATCTATTGAAAATGATCAAACACAACGGCCATTCTGGAGACCCTCGTTTTGAGCTGGATTTGACTGTTGAAGACTGA
- the LOC131691968 gene encoding large ribosomal subunit protein uL2m: MALLARLLKNFAINTGINSVRLVQVSGISTESLSRVMNKPKPGLGKAYRRIVHYPEQYTVEPLHVTNLAGRDPETGRMIAKGIGGGIKHKFHWIKWVRDGPVEGPPQTEKVIDVIHDGCRTAKVALVAVGNDLKYILATENMKAGDIIKTSRLIPRIPVRANEGDAYPLGALQIGTQIHCLEKYPGQPCHLIHSAGTYGTILRKFGELVVVQLPSKQEFAFKQTCMATVGRVSNIYHNKTPIGSAQRNRELGNRPRSGLWQRKDGRHGRKIRRLPPMRIVSAPSEPPPAAMKFTLNL; encoded by the exons ATGGCATTGTTGGCGAGATTACTTAAAAATTTTGCCATAAATACTGGCATAAATAGTGTTCGGCTTGTGCAAGTGTCCGGTATTTCGACCGAAAGTTTATCTCGAGTGATGAATAAACCGAAACCTGGTTTGGGAAAGGCTTATCGCCGAATTGTACACTATCCGGAGCAGTACACCGTGGAGCCATTACACGTGACTAATTTGGCTGGTCGGGATCCCGAAACTGGTAGGATGATAGCCAAGGGCATTGGAGGTGGTATTAAGCATAAATTTCACTGGATTAAATGGGTTCGCGATGGTCCTGTGGAGGGCCCACCTCAAACTGAAAAGGTTATTGATGTGATACATGATGGATGCCGTACCGCAAAGGTTGCCCTTGTGGCGGTCGGAAACGATCTGAAGTACATTTTGGCCACAGAGAATATGAAGGCTGGCGATATAATTAAAACCTCTAGGCTAATTCCTAGAATTCCAG TTCGTGCTAACGAAGGTGATGCCTATCCGCTGGGCGCTCTTCAGATTGGAACTCAAATACACTGCTTAGAAAAGTATCCTGGACAACCTTGTCATCTAATACATTCGGCTGGCACATATGGTACTATTCTCCGCAAATTTGGTGAGCTGGTGGTAGTACAACTTCCTTCTAAGCAAGAGTTCGCTTTCAAGCAAACCTGCATGGCGACGGTTGGTCGGGTATCAAATATTTACCACAATAAAACGCCCATAGGTTCAGCGCAAAGAAATCGTGAATTGGGCAACCGTCCACGTTCAGGATTATGGCAGAGGAAAGACGGTCGACACGGTCGTAAAATTCGCAGACTACCGCCTATGCGGATTGTTTCTGCTCCTTCTGAGCCTCCTCCAGCTGCCAtgaaattcacattaaatttgtaG